In one Pirellulales bacterium genomic region, the following are encoded:
- a CDS encoding hemolysin family protein, translating to MPPIVAESLIIFALVLANGFFAGAEIAIIAARRGRLKQQAEAGDRGSRIALELAENPNRFLSTVQVGITLVGTLAAAFGGAELAPLVAQHLNVQKVNFWGIRGETLSLGLVVMGLAYFQLVLGELVPKRFALRHAESLARIVALPMRFVESAAKPLVWFMGRSTDVALALIGAHKAPNVSVQIEDIQHLIKTGTAEGVLDLSEQQVALEALQLGERPVRDVMRPRIELDALDIDTPAEEVIGTVAMAGFSRLPVYEGDLDHVLGYVHIKDLFRQQYLGWPINLRKLLRPALFVPETLPLDRLLKLFQEEHTQLALVLDEYGGTEGMVTLEDVVQELVGEIHDEHHRDEQQSIVRRPDGSWLVDGRVSIDEMIERLELKVELPDERGYSTVAGLILDELGAIPKVGERLTWQGVSLEVIDMDGPRIDRVLVHAAVESPGDGSGKAIEPGDG from the coding sequence TTGCCCCCGATCGTCGCTGAATCGCTGATCATCTTCGCACTGGTGTTGGCCAACGGTTTCTTCGCCGGGGCGGAGATCGCCATCATTGCGGCGCGACGCGGACGCCTGAAACAGCAGGCCGAGGCGGGCGATCGCGGATCGCGGATTGCGCTCGAGCTGGCCGAGAACCCCAATCGCTTTCTGTCGACCGTGCAGGTTGGCATCACGCTGGTGGGCACGCTGGCGGCCGCGTTCGGCGGCGCCGAACTGGCCCCGCTCGTCGCCCAGCATCTCAACGTGCAAAAGGTGAACTTCTGGGGCATCAGAGGCGAGACGCTGAGCCTGGGGCTGGTGGTGATGGGGCTGGCGTATTTTCAACTGGTGCTCGGCGAGTTGGTGCCGAAGCGATTCGCGCTGCGACATGCCGAATCGCTCGCGCGGATCGTGGCGCTGCCGATGCGGTTTGTCGAATCGGCCGCCAAGCCATTGGTGTGGTTCATGGGGCGATCGACCGATGTGGCGCTGGCGCTGATCGGGGCGCACAAGGCGCCCAACGTCTCGGTGCAGATCGAAGATATCCAACATCTGATCAAGACGGGCACGGCCGAAGGAGTGCTCGACCTGTCGGAACAGCAAGTGGCGCTCGAAGCGCTGCAATTGGGAGAACGCCCGGTGCGCGACGTGATGCGGCCGCGCATCGAACTCGACGCGCTGGACATCGACACCCCGGCCGAGGAGGTGATCGGCACGGTGGCAATGGCAGGCTTCTCGCGCCTGCCGGTGTACGAGGGGGACCTCGATCATGTGCTGGGGTACGTGCACATCAAAGACCTGTTCCGCCAGCAGTACCTCGGTTGGCCGATTAATCTGCGCAAGTTGTTGCGGCCGGCGCTGTTTGTGCCCGAGACGTTGCCGCTCGATCGGTTGCTCAAGTTGTTTCAAGAGGAGCATACGCAACTGGCGCTGGTGCTCGACGAGTACGGTGGCACCGAAGGGATGGTGACGCTCGAAGACGTGGTGCAGGAGTTGGTGGGCGAAATCCACGACGAACATCACCGCGACGAACAGCAATCGATCGTGCGGCGGCCCGATGGGTCGTGGCTGGTCGATGGCCGCGTGAGCATCGACGAGATGATCGAGCGGCTGGAACTGAAAGTGGAATTACCAGACGAGCGGGGGTACAGCACCGTGGCGGGCTTGATATTGGATGAACTGGGCGCCATTCCGAAAGTAGGCGAACGGCTTACCTGGCAAGGGGTGTCGCTGGAAGTGATCGATATGGACGGCCCACGGATCGATCGCGTACTGGTGCATGCCGCGGTGGAATCTCCGGGGGACGGCAGCGGCAAGGCGATTGAGCCGGGAGATGGGTGA
- a CDS encoding YidB family protein: MSTAQNSLNELLESFAAKCGAQPESLRQVAGMLQSGDGLAGLVKQFQERGLGDVISSWIGSGPNQPISPREVEDAFGEKLHHMAAETGEAKEQLSAKLSELLPALIDQLTPDGKMPENSWLQQGLDMLRRSAK; the protein is encoded by the coding sequence ATGAGCACGGCCCAGAATTCGCTCAATGAACTGCTCGAATCGTTTGCCGCCAAGTGCGGCGCCCAGCCCGAATCCCTGCGGCAAGTCGCCGGCATGTTGCAAAGTGGCGACGGTCTGGCTGGCCTCGTCAAGCAATTTCAAGAACGTGGCCTCGGCGATGTGATCTCCTCCTGGATCGGTTCCGGACCCAACCAGCCAATCTCGCCGCGCGAGGTCGAAGACGCCTTCGGCGAAAAGCTCCATCACATGGCGGCCGAGACCGGCGAAGCCAAAGAACAGCTCAGCGCCAAATTGTCCGAACTGCTCCCCGCGCTGATCGACCAGTTGACCCCCGACGGCAAGATGCCTGAGAATAGCTGGCTGCAGCAGGGACTGGATATGCTGCGGCGTTCCGCCAAGTAA